The following nucleotide sequence is from Pagrus major chromosome 13, Pma_NU_1.0.
ACCTTTGTTTAGCGGGGACCAGCGCGGCGTCGGTAGCAGCAGCCAGAGCAGTAAGTGGACTCCTGTCGGCCCCGCGGCAGGTGGATCTTCATCCCAGTCCCAGAAACGTTCAGGACTTAGCAGCCAGAGGGGCAACGGCGGCAgtagcggcagcagcagcagtagccaAAGACACGGAGGGGAGGTGCGGGAAAAGAAGTCAAGTAAACACAGTGGAGGGTCAGAGCATTCAAAGTCACACACATCGAGTCCGGCCAAGGGCTCCCTGAGTTCCTCCAGCAGCAACAGCCACCTGCGGAGCTCCTTGTCTGCGGAGCAGCATCACAGCAAGGAGCGCTACCGCTCCAAGTCCCCACGCGACCGAGAGGCCAACTGGGACTCGCCCTCGCGGGTACACACCTCCTTCCCCAGTGGACAGCACTCGAGTCAGGCCTTTCCACCATCTCTCATGTCCAAACCCGGCTCCATGCAGCAGAAGCCCACAGCGTATGTGCGGCCTATGGACGGCCAGGAAACGGCAGAACCCAAGAGCTCACAAGCAGAAAGCTACAGCGGTCAGTCGCACAGCAGCACCATGGGAGAGATGAAGTCCAACAGCAAGGCCTCACTTTCCAAACTCAAGATCCCCTCACAGCCCGTAGAGGTACGACTTGTCCAGCTTTCTATTTTTAGCTTATTTTGAACCCTGCAGCTTATGTACACAGAGAGGGTGGACTGTGCACATGTGTCACTGAAGATATAAATCTTCTGAACGTTACATGCAGAATATTTAGACTTAGAATAGCAGagctgtgtttatgtttgaaGCAGATATTCATAATGATGTAATAACTGGAATAAATTACCTCACAGCATGTTACACTTGGCCTGACTGAGCTCCTAAGTCTCATAAAATGCCTGTAGAATGACTCATGCTACTGAAAATGGATGCTCACCTGCtgcactgtgttgtttgtgaaCATGTGCTGAACTTGATGTTTCTGTCCGCAGGGATCCGGTGACGCCAACTGTGTTGATGAGATTCTGAAGGTATGTGCCTCATTATGTTGTGCTAAAAACCAAAAGTTCAACCTTTTCAGCCTACTGCCTCGAGTCAATGAAAGAGCATTTAACATTACTCACACCTTTTACAACTAAATTGAGCATTCCTTCCCcgggttttttctttttccgtCTTGCAGGAAATGACTCAGACGTGGCCCCCTCCGCTGACAGCCATCCACACCCCCTGCAAAACTGAGCCCTCCAAGTTTCCATTCCCCACTAAGGTCAGCATTaccctgtttttgttgttcaaaTGATTATGTGTCGTGATGAATTCATTAGGCTTAATTAGTTGTTTATGACTTTTGTATGGTTCAGACCTTAcataacacatgcacacaaccaATCAAGGGAAAGCTTGTTTGGTGAATGTCTAATTGGAACTATGATGCGTGATGGCACTTATTATTGATGAATATTTAATCTGATGAAAGTAGAAGTGCTTTATAGccagtttttgtgtttatttcacttAGTGCTTGCATGTAAGTATAAACAGCCCACAAATGAAGGAGGAATAAGTCctttttaattgattgattCATGTATTTGTTTACTTGTCAGATGCAGCACATTTATATAATGgattaaagcacaaaaaattAAGaatatgtctctttttttttacctttaggACTCTCACCCTTTTCCAAGTGGACACAGTGAGTATTACacacattttcaattaaatctttacaaaacaattatgtattcatatatttctgataaacatgtttatatatACCTATGCCAGGGGTGGCAGAAGTGCACACaatctttactcaagtagaagtaacaaagtacaggcactgaaatgtactcaaagaataaaagtaaagagtatccctctgaaggtcATTTATTAGTGGCCGTTTTTGTGCAAAGCTAGCTGAACTTCACGTCacattaatataattcaaagactattaaacttaaaggtagaatcagtaggatttgtgCGGGCTGTTTGTAAACGCACCAGAAAGGTAGTTaatagttgagtctcattcccaggacgtcaaatacgAACATTTTGGATTGGTAAAGCATCCCTAGCGGCAACAAATTGAGAGAATAAAAAGATACTGGCATGGGGCTGCAGTGTCTTTGCAGAACCAAGACACTAAGGCGTTTTCCCTCCCCATTtgagtctccctctctgtctgtttctgtcttgttacgtcttttatattgttttttcgTCTGGCTACGTCTGCCATGCGTGATTTGCAGTCTTGTGATATTGGGAAGGCGGTGTGCAacgacaaaaaatacaaatgattgataataatgcattaaaactaaagtaaggtgcctgttttggaaatgtaagaagtagaaagtacagatttttgtgttgaaatgtagggagtaaaagtaaaaagttgtcagaaacgtaaatactcaagtaaagtacagatacctgaaaaatctattTACGTACAGTCACAGAcattatttgtactttacttcccacctctgcttATTGCTCATCagtcttgtttgtgtgttttttttagaacGAGGCAGTTCTTCCAAGAGCTCCAGCAGCCACCAGCCCAAAGCTTGCGATGACCCACCAACGTAAGTGCTTcatcctttttctcttttctcatcAAAAGTTTGTAATTTTCCCGATAACAGAGGGCGGTCTACTGAAACACGTATTTATGTTGAGTTAAGAAACCTAAAGATACCAGACATGCATCTATGGCCTCAGTAAATGCAGAGCCAGCATGCCCCAAACAACAGCAATTACACTGCTGTAATAAAATCCAGAGATTTAATTTCATTCCTGTGTCTCAGTATGCTGGAAGATGACCTGAAGCTGAGCAGCAGTGAGGACAGTGATGGAGAACAGGACTCTGCCAAGAATGCCTCAAGGAACACATCAGCAAGGTAAAGCACAAAACAGACAGCTGTTAATGTCGTTTGCGAAAATAGGATACAGAGTTTTTGTTGCGACTGTGTCAGATAGATGTTGACTTCAGCTTAAGTCTTGATGCAGTGGTGGTTTTGTAATTGCATTGCATTATATTCAAAGGCCTTTGTTAAATTATGTTGCTCATCTTGAGAGGGATCGTAAACAcgttatttctgtattttatattatgtTCCGTCAGCGGTGGTGCAAtccaacagcaccacaaacgACAGCCTCAGAAATTAAAGTAgcacctccgccaaggcccaacagtccactTTAATTAATTCAAGCCTAATATAAAATAagacatatttaaatccacatcaaattgtacttcCTCATAAATActagccacctaaatacgcccgattttttttttttcttcttcaagagccatgcattattccttgacaaattaaagaaaatgttgaacatGTCACTATGTTGTCGAaagtgaggggggaaaaaactcCTGGATCTTTCCCTTAGTCTGGAGCCGTTCCAAAAGGTAATggagtctattctgggctgagactcgtcctccatccaagtttcgtggaaatcccttcagtagtttttgtgttatcctgctgagaaaaccaaccaacaaacagatgGACACAGGCGataacataacctccttggcggaggtaatcATCACCTTAGTGGCACAGTTGAAAGATACTGGATTGCATAATATTGgatacttaataataataataacaataataataataataatactttctGCAccaataaacataaacaacttTAAAGATTGTGCTGGGTTCAGTTTGTTGTTAGCTACTGGTCCTTGTCACTGCAGTAGCTGGTTTATCAGGGCCTCTATGCAGAGTTGTGTGTGATCCCGGGGGGTGGGTAGCGTCAACCTTTGCACACATTACATCCATACCTTCCCCAAGGCCAACAGTGAGAGTTATCAGTGACAAGTACTGCAGTGGGTTGCAAATTCTCAGTTCtggaaaaacacagctgaaaaatgtACAAGTGACAAATCCAGTATGGATcagtttgaaaaacatttgagctgtatgtaaagattaaaaataatCCTGAGCTTTAAACTTGTTGCTGTCTGTTTGACCAGAGAGGTTTCGAACTGAACAACTGTACAAGACATGATGCGTTCTGCAGTGTGCTATACATGTACAAAAGTGTATTTTCTGCACTCACTATAATGCTGTTTGACTCTTTTCCGTAACAGCAATAACAGTGAAGGAGCGGAGCAATCGCGGGATGACTCGAGCAGCCACAGTGGCTCAGAGAGCAGCTCGGGCTCGGACAGCGAAAGCGAAAGCAGCACGACAGACAGCGAAGCCAACGAGCACCCACGACCCGCCTCTCCTGAAGTAATAACAGTAAATTTTGTTTAAAGCAGTACTCAGTGATCATTTATCAAACATTAGTGTTGTTAACTCTTAAATCTACCCTTTTTTTGGGGTTGGATTAATAAAAGATATcgattgttttctttctgctaATAATTTTGCCCACTAAGataatttcttacatttttgtgTTGACTCCTGCTCACCTTCAGCCTGAACAACCCACGGCCAACAAATGGCAGCTGGACAACTGGTTCAAGAAGGCCAAGCAGTTCTCACCAGCCTCTCCGGTGGACAATAATGTTCCAACAAAGTGCAAGAAAGAGGGCAGAGACAACAGCTCAGGGCGAGGCTATGGTAGCCAGGGAGGGGGCTCAAAAGACTCAACGGCACCCACCCCAAGCAGGGACCTAAGGGCAGCACAAAAGGGTGCAGAGGGTGGCCGTGGCCGGCAAAAGTCTCCCGCCCAGAGCGAGGGGGGCACGAACCCACGAAGGAGTGTTGGTAAAAAACAGCCTAAAAAGTCTGAGAAGCCTCCAGTGGTGGAGGAACCCAAGGGGGGTCTGAGAGTGGAGAGCGAGCCGGCTCCGGAGATCCCTCCTCATCGGCCCAAAGCTGCTACCAAGGGTTCCCGCAAACCAAGCATAAAAAAAGAGCCGAAATCCTCCCCGAGGCCGACCGCGGCCGCCGTCACCACCACCGCAGATAAACGCAAGGCCAAGGCGCCCACCAAGACTTCCCAGAAGTCTCGGGAGTTTGTTGATACGGACTCGTCGTCGTCAGACTCTGAGGGGAATGACAGCATCCCGTCCTCCTCGCAGACGCCCAAGTACACAGAGAGCATCAGgacccctgtgtgtgtgttctctccAATGGAAGAGAAAGAGCTGTTGTCTCCACTCAGCGACCCTGAGGAGCGATACCCTGCGAGgcagcctcagcagcaggtTTTACTAGTGAAGATAGGTTAGTGGACACTGATTCTTATACTCTCACTTGTGTAGCTGTGGAGTGTACACTCCTTAAACTTTTCTTTACTTTGGATCAAATTAaacccttcccttcccttcccatTTCCTATAGATCTCAGCTTGCTGTCGAGGATCCCAGGGCGGACCTACAAGGAGCCTGTCGAGATAAAAGTGGAGAGGGATGAGTCTCTAGACAGGGACAGCAACTTCAGCAAGCAGAGCTCTGAGAAGAGTTCTAGTAAGGCCAAGAGGAAACACATGGTATGGGACTCGACAGAGCAGATTCCTGTctgttgtctgctgtttggATTCCAGTcctgtcaaaaacattttcctcacATGCATTTCTTGCTTTAAGAAGAGTACAAGGAAAGTAAAATGGCACCCAGCTTTTTGTAAAGGGTTATGTTTCCAGTATTATCTTGCACATTGTATGACGATTTCTTTggagcttttttgtttttactgtcataGCCTTCCAACAGGATACCATATCTCTTCAGACTTCCAAAcagattttcattaaaacaagaaaatgccTCTGGGCCAAAGAAcaattgattcattttttggTAGAGATCCAGAACTGGAATAACCACCATTAGGTGATTGTgcaatttttttaatcatagCTGTGAAACTACCAGAAAAGAGACTTACAATCTGATGTGATATCCATCAACTTGGACAACCATTAAGCATTGGCAGAAGGTTGCACTTTACCTTGTAAAAGTTCAAGTGCTTGGTTGCAAATTTTTCGTGTCAAGTTGCTACAGATTCATGtatgcacacaaataaaatcatttaacgtgtcttcttcttttcattttttttctgatctgATTATCTTTAGAACGACGAAGAAGGCACCAAGCCAGAAAGCAAGAGAATCAAGCTCGAGGAGAAGTCTCTATCGCATcataaaaacagcagtaaaGAGTGAGTATTCTACCTTTTCCTCCTGATTGTCATTCACAGTTGAACCCTCTGCACAGCGGGAACTCTTGGCACACTTGGTGCGACAGTAGTACTTCATTTTGTTACGAGCAAAACAAAGCTTGGCAGGTGTGTTTATCTCTGTTCTTACAGTTCATAAAATAAACCCTCTGAACTCTACGGAAcatcataaaataaaagagtAAAAGCACAGTCACGTGGCTTGTTTATTACACTGCAGCCTCTTCAAGCTGCACCTCTTAACCTCTATTTAAATGACACTGCCGGCGATGTTTTTAAAACACCTTGAATGTTAATATTTAGTCTTTGAGcgttaatattttgtgatgCAGAGTGCACTCCTGACACAAAACTGGTCCATttaagtgattttaaaaatgattcagtATGTTTTATAGAccgagctgcaacaattaacaactattttgataagtGATTACTGGTTGAAGTcattttacatgtaaaaatggTAGAAAATGCTATTTTCAGCCTCTTGCATATGTAGATTTCCTGATTTCCACTGTTTTgtatatctttgggttttggacttttgtttGAGGAGTTTGAGAAGCTGGGATAAACATTTCTGactattttctaacattttatagactaactATTATCGCTTGATCTAGAAAATAATTGTCAGCTGTAGCC
It contains:
- the aff4 gene encoding AF4/FMR2 family member 4 isoform X1, with product MASQSGNMNREDRNVLRMKERERRNQEIQQGGGEAFPANSPLFREPYKVSSKEDKLSSRIQSMLGNYDEMKEPIGDLPKLSGKPSNSSSSSEEKSGPPLFSGDQRGVGSSSQSSKWTPVGPAAGGSSSQSQKRSGLSSQRGNGGSSGSSSSSQRHGGEVREKKSSKHSGGSEHSKSHTSSPAKGSLSSSSSNSHLRSSLSAEQHHSKERYRSKSPRDREANWDSPSRVHTSFPSGQHSSQAFPPSLMSKPGSMQQKPTAYVRPMDGQETAEPKSSQAESYSGQSHSSTMGEMKSNSKASLSKLKIPSQPVEGSGDANCVDEILKEMTQTWPPPLTAIHTPCKTEPSKFPFPTKDSHPFPSGHKRGSSSKSSSSHQPKACDDPPTMLEDDLKLSSSEDSDGEQDSAKNASRNTSASNNSEGAEQSRDDSSSHSGSESSSGSDSESESSTTDSEANEHPRPASPEPEQPTANKWQLDNWFKKAKQFSPASPVDNNVPTKCKKEGRDNSSGRGYGSQGGGSKDSTAPTPSRDLRAAQKGAEGGRGRQKSPAQSEGGTNPRRSVGKKQPKKSEKPPVVEEPKGGLRVESEPAPEIPPHRPKAATKGSRKPSIKKEPKSSPRPTAAAVTTTADKRKAKAPTKTSQKSREFVDTDSSSSDSEGNDSIPSSSQTPKYTESIRTPVCVFSPMEEKELLSPLSDPEERYPARQPQQQVLLVKIDLSLLSRIPGRTYKEPVEIKVERDESLDRDSNFSKQSSEKSSSKAKRKHMNDEEGTKPESKRIKLEEKSLSHHKNSSKESKRSLEKKEEPVPSPSMSGLQRTPKAEHPSRKRTVSQSSTSLSSGTGSGKEGSHSTKGNSTSKHRKGEDKGRSTRDGKEKSSKGCDNQLAVPPLSTDGSKSQRSKLVFEDRVHSADHYLQEAKKLKHNADALLDRFEKAVYYLDAVVSFVECGNALEKSAQEAKSPFPMYAETVELIKYTMKLKSYMAPDATSADKRLAVLCLRCQSLLYLRLFKLRKDSALKYSKTLTEHLKNSLSNTQAPSPGMGNKAAGMPSPVSPKLSPGTAGGYSAVSSSSSASSSVTIPQRIHQMAASYVQVTSNFLYATEVWDQAEQLSKEQKDFFLELDKVMGPLIFNTSSMTELVRYTRQGLHWLRLDAKLIP
- the aff4 gene encoding AF4/FMR2 family member 4 isoform X2, coding for MNREDRNVLRMKERERRNQEIQQGGGEAFPANSPLFREPYKVSSKEDKLSSRIQSMLGNYDEMKEPIGDLPKLSGKPSNSSSSSEEKSGPPLFSGDQRGVGSSSQSSKWTPVGPAAGGSSSQSQKRSGLSSQRGNGGSSGSSSSSQRHGGEVREKKSSKHSGGSEHSKSHTSSPAKGSLSSSSSNSHLRSSLSAEQHHSKERYRSKSPRDREANWDSPSRVHTSFPSGQHSSQAFPPSLMSKPGSMQQKPTAYVRPMDGQETAEPKSSQAESYSGQSHSSTMGEMKSNSKASLSKLKIPSQPVEGSGDANCVDEILKEMTQTWPPPLTAIHTPCKTEPSKFPFPTKDSHPFPSGHKRGSSSKSSSSHQPKACDDPPTMLEDDLKLSSSEDSDGEQDSAKNASRNTSASNNSEGAEQSRDDSSSHSGSESSSGSDSESESSTTDSEANEHPRPASPEPEQPTANKWQLDNWFKKAKQFSPASPVDNNVPTKCKKEGRDNSSGRGYGSQGGGSKDSTAPTPSRDLRAAQKGAEGGRGRQKSPAQSEGGTNPRRSVGKKQPKKSEKPPVVEEPKGGLRVESEPAPEIPPHRPKAATKGSRKPSIKKEPKSSPRPTAAAVTTTADKRKAKAPTKTSQKSREFVDTDSSSSDSEGNDSIPSSSQTPKYTESIRTPVCVFSPMEEKELLSPLSDPEERYPARQPQQQVLLVKIDLSLLSRIPGRTYKEPVEIKVERDESLDRDSNFSKQSSEKSSSKAKRKHMNDEEGTKPESKRIKLEEKSLSHHKNSSKESKRSLEKKEEPVPSPSMSGLQRTPKAEHPSRKRTVSQSSTSLSSGTGSGKEGSHSTKGNSTSKHRKGEDKGRSTRDGKEKSSKGCDNQLAVPPLSTDGSKSQRSKLVFEDRVHSADHYLQEAKKLKHNADALLDRFEKAVYYLDAVVSFVECGNALEKSAQEAKSPFPMYAETVELIKYTMKLKSYMAPDATSADKRLAVLCLRCQSLLYLRLFKLRKDSALKYSKTLTEHLKNSLSNTQAPSPGMGNKAAGMPSPVSPKLSPGTAGGYSAVSSSSSASSSVTIPQRIHQMAASYVQVTSNFLYATEVWDQAEQLSKEQKDFFLELDKVMGPLIFNTSSMTELVRYTRQGLHWLRLDAKLIP
- the aff4 gene encoding AF4/FMR2 family member 4 isoform X3; protein product: MLGNYDEMKEPIGDLPKLSGKPSNSSSSSEEKSGPPLFSGDQRGVGSSSQSSKWTPVGPAAGGSSSQSQKRSGLSSQRGNGGSSGSSSSSQRHGGEVREKKSSKHSGGSEHSKSHTSSPAKGSLSSSSSNSHLRSSLSAEQHHSKERYRSKSPRDREANWDSPSRVHTSFPSGQHSSQAFPPSLMSKPGSMQQKPTAYVRPMDGQETAEPKSSQAESYSGQSHSSTMGEMKSNSKASLSKLKIPSQPVEGSGDANCVDEILKEMTQTWPPPLTAIHTPCKTEPSKFPFPTKDSHPFPSGHKRGSSSKSSSSHQPKACDDPPTMLEDDLKLSSSEDSDGEQDSAKNASRNTSASNNSEGAEQSRDDSSSHSGSESSSGSDSESESSTTDSEANEHPRPASPEPEQPTANKWQLDNWFKKAKQFSPASPVDNNVPTKCKKEGRDNSSGRGYGSQGGGSKDSTAPTPSRDLRAAQKGAEGGRGRQKSPAQSEGGTNPRRSVGKKQPKKSEKPPVVEEPKGGLRVESEPAPEIPPHRPKAATKGSRKPSIKKEPKSSPRPTAAAVTTTADKRKAKAPTKTSQKSREFVDTDSSSSDSEGNDSIPSSSQTPKYTESIRTPVCVFSPMEEKELLSPLSDPEERYPARQPQQQVLLVKIDLSLLSRIPGRTYKEPVEIKVERDESLDRDSNFSKQSSEKSSSKAKRKHMNDEEGTKPESKRIKLEEKSLSHHKNSSKESKRSLEKKEEPVPSPSMSGLQRTPKAEHPSRKRTVSQSSTSLSSGTGSGKEGSHSTKGNSTSKHRKGEDKGRSTRDGKEKSSKGCDNQLAVPPLSTDGSKSQRSKLVFEDRVHSADHYLQEAKKLKHNADALLDRFEKAVYYLDAVVSFVECGNALEKSAQEAKSPFPMYAETVELIKYTMKLKSYMAPDATSADKRLAVLCLRCQSLLYLRLFKLRKDSALKYSKTLTEHLKNSLSNTQAPSPGMGNKAAGMPSPVSPKLSPGTAGGYSAVSSSSSASSSVTIPQRIHQMAASYVQVTSNFLYATEVWDQAEQLSKEQKDFFLELDKVMGPLIFNTSSMTELVRYTRQGLHWLRLDAKLIP